One stretch of Bremerella cremea DNA includes these proteins:
- a CDS encoding SMP-30/gluconolactonase/LRE family protein gives MQTYQAQCIFDIQATLGEGPSWDSATNKLLWVDIENSFVNRFDPATGQNESWTVEKECSFAIATTKGDIVAGTRDGIVRLDPRTGEVTLVANPDTNSATNRFNDAKCDPRGRLFAGTISDTRTPGDANCYRFDSQFNYVTVVPGVVNSNGLCWSPDHKIFYYIDTATRKVDAFDYDIETGDITNRRTVVDIPESMGIGKPDGMTIDCEGMLWTGMWGGASVCRWNPQTGELIGKIEMPCPNVTSCCFGGDKLDQLYIATPRKGLSDEQLKQFPNAGGLFLCQPGISGAETTPFAG, from the coding sequence ATGCAAACCTATCAGGCCCAGTGCATTTTCGATATTCAAGCCACGCTCGGCGAAGGTCCTTCGTGGGATTCTGCTACCAACAAGCTGCTATGGGTTGATATCGAAAACAGCTTCGTTAACCGATTTGATCCAGCGACTGGCCAAAATGAATCGTGGACCGTTGAAAAAGAATGCAGCTTTGCCATCGCCACGACCAAGGGGGATATCGTCGCCGGTACACGTGACGGTATTGTCCGACTCGATCCTCGAACGGGGGAAGTCACTTTAGTGGCTAACCCAGATACGAATTCAGCGACCAACCGCTTTAACGATGCCAAGTGTGACCCACGCGGGCGGTTGTTCGCCGGGACAATTTCCGACACGCGTACTCCGGGAGATGCCAACTGTTATCGTTTCGATAGCCAGTTCAATTATGTGACGGTCGTTCCCGGAGTGGTTAATAGCAACGGGCTATGCTGGTCGCCAGATCACAAGATTTTCTATTACATCGATACCGCCACGCGGAAAGTTGACGCGTTTGATTACGACATTGAAACGGGCGATATCACCAATCGTCGCACGGTTGTCGATATTCCCGAGTCGATGGGAATTGGCAAGCCTGATGGGATGACAATCGATTGTGAAGGTATGTTGTGGACCGGAATGTGGGGCGGAGCCTCTGTTTGTCGCTGGAATCCTCAAACCGGTGAACTGATCGGCAAGATCGAGATGCCCTGTCCGAACGTCACTTCTTGCTGCTTCGGGGGAGATAAACTCGATCAGCTTTATATCGCCACACCGCGCAAAGGCCTGAGCGACGAACAATTAAAGCAATTTCCCAATGCAGGCGGTCTATTTCTGTGCCAACCGGGGATCTCTGGTGCGGAAACGACCCCTTTCGCTGGGTAA
- a CDS encoding 3'(2'),5'-bisphosphate nucleotidase, with protein sequence MTNSSYSEELRIAIDAVVEASKICRHIQSTEGFSELSKNDKSPVTVADFGSQAVVCKAIHEAFPGDPIIAEEDSAALRLPDQISLLERVAKEVKTLFPTATSDDVLAWIDQGVSRDAAPRTWTLDPIDGTKGFLRKEQYAVALALLVDGQVEVAALACPNLDTSESDEIGFVFSAVRGEGAFVAPLSDPNDRQPISTSGCTVASQARFCESVESGHSDHSWSSDIAHELGISRDSVRLDSQAKYAVVGRGEAEIYLRLPTKPGYVEKIWDHAAGCLVIEEAGGKVTDIHGYPLDFSKGALLADNQGVIATNGVLHEEVVAAVKKCNG encoded by the coding sequence ATGACCAACAGCTCCTATTCTGAAGAACTTCGTATTGCAATCGACGCCGTCGTCGAGGCCAGCAAGATTTGTCGCCACATTCAGTCGACCGAAGGGTTTTCAGAGCTGTCCAAAAACGACAAAAGCCCCGTTACGGTCGCTGATTTCGGCAGCCAAGCCGTCGTCTGCAAGGCGATTCACGAGGCCTTCCCAGGCGATCCGATCATTGCCGAAGAAGACTCGGCTGCCCTGCGATTGCCAGATCAAATCTCCCTCCTCGAACGGGTTGCCAAAGAAGTTAAGACTCTTTTTCCCACGGCAACCTCGGACGACGTCCTTGCGTGGATCGACCAAGGTGTTTCTCGCGATGCAGCGCCGCGCACCTGGACACTTGACCCAATCGATGGCACGAAAGGATTTCTACGCAAGGAACAATACGCGGTCGCGTTGGCGTTGTTGGTCGATGGCCAAGTCGAAGTCGCTGCCTTAGCTTGCCCCAATCTAGACACTTCCGAAAGCGATGAGATTGGCTTCGTTTTCTCGGCTGTTCGAGGGGAAGGAGCTTTCGTTGCCCCGCTATCCGATCCGAATGATCGCCAGCCTATTTCCACCTCGGGCTGCACGGTCGCCAGCCAGGCCCGATTCTGCGAATCAGTCGAATCAGGGCACAGCGATCACAGCTGGTCTTCTGATATCGCCCATGAACTTGGCATCTCGCGCGATTCCGTACGCTTAGACAGCCAAGCCAAGTATGCCGTGGTCGGCCGTGGAGAAGCGGAGATCTATCTTCGCTTGCCCACCAAGCCTGGTTATGTCGAAAAAATTTGGGATCACGCTGCCGGTTGCCTGGTCATTGAAGAAGCAGGCGGCAAAGTCACCGACATTCACGGTTACCCACTCGATTTCTCGAAAGGCGCTTTGCTGGCCGATAACCAAGGAGTTATCGCCACCAACGGAGTCCTGCACGAGGAAGTAGTCGCCGCCGTGAAGAAATGCAACGGCTAA
- a CDS encoding Rieske (2Fe-2S) protein has protein sequence MPQFYQLATVADLPEQGGRLVIVDDEWIGLFQSSAGVFAIDAMCPHSGANLAKGDVCDGVVACPVHLWRFRLSDGRYLDADVERFNLKTYRVQIVAETICVELAAEPKSVRLI, from the coding sequence GTGCCTCAGTTCTATCAGCTCGCCACCGTAGCCGACTTGCCTGAGCAAGGTGGTCGGCTGGTAATTGTAGATGACGAGTGGATCGGGCTCTTTCAGTCCAGTGCTGGCGTTTTTGCCATTGATGCCATGTGCCCCCATTCAGGGGCGAATCTGGCCAAAGGTGACGTTTGTGACGGTGTGGTTGCGTGTCCGGTTCACCTTTGGAGGTTTCGGCTGAGCGACGGACGTTACTTAGATGCCGATGTCGAGCGCTTTAATCTCAAGACTTACCGTGTGCAGATCGTTGCCGAGACGATCTGCGTCGAACTGGCGGCGGAACCTAAATCGGTTCGCTTAATCTAG
- a CDS encoding 3-deoxy-7-phosphoheptulonate synthase, whose translation MHQTDNLNVHRIEKLAPPSEIKREFPISEVAQDFVFESRQHVQKILAGEEERLIAVVGPCSIHNIDMALEYAERLKKLADQISETIFVVMRVYFEKPRTTVGWKGLINDPHLDDTFDIAEGYRIARKLLKHLAESGLPAATEALEPVTPQYIADLISLASIGARTTESPTHRQMASGLSMPIGFKNGTDGDLQIALDAMMSSNAPHSFLGIDGEGATCVVHSKGNPWGHLILRGGRSGPNYSRESIADAITQLEKRNQQPRLLVDCSHGNSLKDHTRQGAVWRDVLDQRMEGCRAIAGLMLESNLLPGNQKLGDDPTQLEYGISITDACIGWGETEELLLEAHERLKSLVSA comes from the coding sequence ATGCACCAGACCGATAACCTCAACGTCCATCGCATCGAAAAGCTGGCTCCCCCCAGTGAAATCAAGAGAGAATTCCCGATCTCGGAAGTTGCCCAAGATTTTGTCTTCGAGAGCCGCCAGCATGTGCAAAAGATTTTAGCTGGCGAAGAGGAGCGGTTGATTGCGGTGGTAGGGCCTTGTTCGATCCACAACATCGACATGGCATTGGAATATGCCGAACGCTTGAAAAAGCTGGCTGATCAAATTTCGGAAACGATTTTTGTCGTCATGCGGGTCTATTTCGAGAAGCCTCGCACCACAGTCGGTTGGAAGGGGCTAATCAACGATCCTCACCTAGACGATACGTTTGACATCGCGGAAGGGTACCGTATCGCCCGGAAGCTACTAAAGCATTTGGCCGAGAGTGGACTTCCTGCAGCAACCGAAGCCTTGGAACCGGTCACGCCGCAGTACATTGCGGACTTGATTTCGCTGGCATCTATCGGGGCGCGTACCACCGAATCGCCAACACATCGTCAAATGGCCAGTGGGTTGTCGATGCCGATTGGTTTCAAGAATGGAACCGACGGCGATCTGCAAATCGCGCTCGATGCGATGATGTCCTCGAATGCACCACACAGTTTCCTGGGAATTGACGGCGAGGGAGCTACTTGCGTTGTGCATTCCAAGGGAAACCCTTGGGGGCACTTGATTCTGCGTGGGGGGCGTTCAGGCCCAAATTATTCTCGGGAATCGATCGCCGATGCGATTACTCAGTTGGAAAAACGTAATCAGCAGCCACGTTTGTTGGTTGATTGCAGTCATGGCAACTCGTTGAAGGATCACACGCGTCAGGGCGCCGTGTGGCGTGATGTGCTCGATCAACGGATGGAAGGTTGCCGCGCGATCGCAGGGCTGATGCTGGAAAGCAATTTGTTGCCAGGCAATCAAAAGCTGGGGGATGACCCCACGCAACTCGAGTATGGTATCTCGATCACCGATGCGTGTATCGGCTGGGGCGAAACCGAGGAGCTCTTGCTGGAGGCTCACGAGCGTCTGAAATCGCTTGTTTCCGCCTAA
- a CDS encoding ATP-binding protein: MPQTNHFDNSPYLLEGRKARLTINTAWLIKLRWVAAFGQWITIAFVMFLLGIEVRWQPLALIIFVTASSNLVFTYLFEQLRARDLKSLTAWETLLFAVMLLDLGFLTSMLYFTGGISNPFSVFYLVNVALAAIVLTPRNTGILALITVGCIGLLLLASYPLPFLGKWQIENLTQSGIPVHVLLGGSSMALATCAMVVVYFTTRLNVELQRKEANLRRTEMQQARSEKLEALGTLAAGAAHELSTPLATIAVVAKEVQRELETGDIPVEIKEDIDLIRSELDRCRTILDQMSTDAGQATGEPIVVISAEELINEVVDRIEFQQSKRVRVSSPLPSLEVKAPLHLLAQAIRGLVKNALDATPVGDSIDLRLNASEENLLLTIQDHGTGMPPHILARIGEPFFTTKEPGSGTGLGVFLAKNVVEKLEGNVHIDSIADQGTTVTISIPRIRAPRNGNSPPNSGRIA, encoded by the coding sequence ATGCCGCAAACCAACCATTTTGATAACAGCCCCTATCTCCTGGAAGGGCGCAAGGCGCGATTGACCATCAATACGGCTTGGCTGATCAAGCTTCGTTGGGTGGCTGCGTTCGGGCAATGGATCACCATCGCATTTGTGATGTTCCTGCTCGGAATCGAAGTACGTTGGCAACCGCTGGCTCTGATTATTTTCGTAACTGCCAGCAGCAACTTGGTTTTCACCTATTTATTCGAGCAGCTACGAGCGCGAGACCTTAAAAGCCTGACCGCCTGGGAAACCCTTCTATTCGCCGTGATGCTGCTTGATTTAGGCTTCCTCACGTCGATGCTTTATTTTACTGGCGGAATCTCAAATCCATTTTCTGTGTTCTACCTGGTCAACGTCGCCCTGGCCGCGATCGTGCTTACCCCACGCAATACGGGCATCCTGGCGTTAATTACGGTCGGCTGTATCGGACTGCTCCTCTTGGCCAGCTACCCCCTGCCCTTTTTGGGGAAATGGCAGATCGAAAACCTAACCCAAAGTGGTATCCCCGTACATGTTCTCTTGGGTGGCTCCTCTATGGCCCTAGCGACCTGTGCGATGGTCGTGGTTTATTTCACGACGCGTCTGAATGTCGAACTGCAACGCAAAGAGGCCAACCTCCGCCGCACAGAAATGCAGCAAGCCCGCAGCGAGAAATTAGAAGCTTTAGGAACCTTGGCCGCTGGGGCAGCTCACGAGCTTTCTACCCCGCTGGCCACCATCGCTGTCGTTGCCAAAGAAGTTCAGCGCGAGCTGGAAACCGGTGATATTCCCGTTGAAATCAAGGAAGACATCGACCTGATCCGCAGCGAACTCGATCGCTGCCGGACCATCCTCGACCAGATGTCAACCGATGCCGGCCAAGCGACCGGAGAACCAATTGTCGTTATTTCTGCCGAAGAGCTTATCAACGAAGTTGTCGATCGAATCGAGTTCCAACAGAGCAAGAGAGTACGAGTATCCTCTCCCTTACCCTCCTTGGAGGTAAAAGCCCCACTTCATCTTCTTGCCCAAGCAATTCGCGGGCTCGTTAAAAACGCCCTCGATGCCACTCCAGTGGGAGATTCTATTGATTTGCGTCTTAACGCGAGCGAAGAAAACTTGCTACTCACAATCCAAGACCACGGCACCGGCATGCCGCCGCATATCCTTGCCCGAATCGGCGAACCGTTCTTCACCACCAAGGAACCAGGTTCCGGAACGGGTCTAGGGGTTTTTCTCGCCAAGAATGTCGTCGAAAAGCTGGAGGGCAACGTTCACATCGATTCGATTGCCGACCAAGGCACGACCGTCACCATTTCCATTCCTCGTATCCGCGCCCCCAGAAATGGAAATTCACCGCCAAATTCGGGTCGTATCGCATAG
- a CDS encoding response regulator transcription factor produces the protein MSRPTILLVDDDDILRNRLTRAFTSRGFDVYSAKTKEDAITQAEEAQPERAVLDLKMPETSGIEVLKELLRVSPLTQTVILTGYGSITNAVEAVRLGAINYLTKPADADEILAAFQNKEAAAPSTDAQNYNPQSLAEAEWEHIHRVLNDCGGNLSEAARLLDIPRRTLQRKLKKLAP, from the coding sequence ATGTCGCGACCTACGATCCTTCTCGTCGACGATGACGACATTTTACGAAATCGCCTAACCCGTGCGTTCACCTCACGTGGCTTCGATGTCTACTCGGCGAAGACCAAAGAAGACGCCATTACTCAGGCCGAAGAAGCTCAGCCAGAAAGAGCCGTCCTCGATTTAAAAATGCCGGAAACCTCGGGCATTGAAGTCCTAAAAGAGCTCCTCCGGGTCTCACCACTTACCCAAACCGTAATCCTTACTGGCTATGGCAGCATTACCAACGCAGTAGAAGCGGTTCGCCTAGGTGCGATAAACTACCTGACCAAGCCAGCCGACGCGGATGAAATCTTAGCTGCCTTCCAAAATAAGGAGGCAGCTGCCCCCAGTACAGACGCTCAAAACTACAATCCACAATCCCTTGCAGAAGCGGAATGGGAGCATATCCACCGTGTGCTAAACGATTGCGGTGGCAACCTTTCCGAAGCAGCCAGGCTGCTGGACATTCCCCGCAGAACCCTACAGCGCAAACTAAAGAAACTCGCTCCGTGA